The following proteins are co-located in the Candidatus Competibacteraceae bacterium genome:
- a CDS encoding ABC transporter permease produces the protein MTPLLWRALLRHPLRHPWQLGLTVLGIALGVAVVLAVDLANTSARRGFELAMNRITGHATHRILGGPQGVAETVYTRLRVEHGFRPAAPVVTGYLPRADHPGQLLQILGVDPFAEAPFRDLAADLSSDSFDLSALLLNPDAALLPEALGAEVTLQRGGQRLSLHRAGTLRGAAFESLIITDIATAQTLLGRLGRLSHIDLILPTGPTGERLATELRAWLPPDLRLERAAERNQATADLSAAFSLNLTAMSLLALVVGMFLIYNAMTFSVVQRRALLGLLRALGVSRRELFTGVLGEALLLGLAGTLLGGVLGIWLGSGLVHLVTRTINDLYFTLSVRELAIEPWSLAKGAALGLLATLAAAWLPAREAADAPPGAVLSRAHLETRWRAALPRLALTGLGLLAGGGLILAVSHSLVAGFAGLFLLILGGALLTPPIIVGLVRLNRPLTARLGLLARMANRDVARHLSRTGIAVAALMVAFSTTVGVGVMVDSFRGGVTIWIDDLLNADLYIAPLSVEDDSDRSETLDPAALAVLRDTPGVTAVSTYRALKIELERRPVTLIAAELAPASQTGYHLIAGDTDIAWRLFQTGEAVLISEPLAYRRQLSAGDRITLSTEQGPHPFAIAGVFLDYGSEHGRILLHRSGYERYWHDPAIGSAAVFAMTGMELTALRTRLRERLGPIQPLLIRSNRDIQGITMEIFERTFTITNVLRLLAILVAVVGVLSALLALQLERAREFAVLRATGMTAGEIGGLVSLQTGFMGAAAGLLALPTGLLLAAVLIFVINRRAFGWSLPFQVDPLLLLETLALAIGAALLAGLYPIWRMARARPADALRTE, from the coding sequence ATGACGCCATTATTGTGGCGGGCGCTGCTGCGGCACCCACTGCGGCATCCCTGGCAACTGGGGTTGACGGTGCTCGGCATCGCGCTGGGGGTGGCGGTGGTGCTGGCGGTGGATCTGGCCAACACCAGCGCCCGCCGCGGTTTCGAGCTGGCCATGAACCGCATCACCGGTCACGCCACCCACCGCATCCTCGGCGGACCGCAAGGCGTGGCCGAAACGGTTTATACCCGCTTGCGGGTCGAACACGGCTTCCGGCCGGCCGCTCCGGTGGTAACCGGCTACCTGCCCCGCGCCGACCATCCGGGACAATTGCTGCAAATCCTTGGCGTCGATCCGTTCGCGGAAGCGCCCTTTCGCGATCTCGCCGCCGACCTGAGCAGCGACAGCTTCGATTTAAGCGCCCTGCTGCTGAATCCAGACGCCGCGCTATTGCCGGAGGCACTGGGCGCGGAGGTCACACTGCAACGCGGCGGGCAGCGTCTGAGCCTGCACCGTGCTGGCACGCTGCGAGGGGCGGCTTTCGAAAGTCTGATCATCACCGACATCGCCACGGCGCAAACCTTGCTGGGCCGTCTCGGTCGATTGAGCCACATCGACCTGATTCTACCAACCGGTCCCACCGGCGAGCGCCTGGCGACCGAACTCCGCGCTTGGCTACCGCCGGATTTACGCCTGGAGCGAGCGGCCGAGCGCAACCAGGCCACGGCCGACTTGAGCGCCGCCTTCTCGCTCAACCTGACCGCCATGAGCCTGCTGGCGCTGGTGGTCGGGATGTTCCTGATCTATAACGCCATGACTTTCTCGGTGGTGCAACGCCGCGCCTTGCTGGGCCTATTGCGGGCCTTGGGCGTCAGCCGCCGGGAACTGTTTACCGGCGTGCTGGGCGAAGCGTTGTTGCTGGGCTTGGCCGGTACCCTGCTCGGCGGCGTGCTGGGCATATGGCTGGGATCGGGATTGGTGCATCTGGTGACCCGCACCATCAACGACTTGTACTTCACGCTCAGCGTCCGTGAACTGGCGATCGAGCCATGGTCGCTGGCCAAGGGCGCGGCACTCGGCCTGCTGGCAACCTTGGCGGCGGCCTGGCTGCCGGCGCGGGAAGCCGCCGACGCCCCGCCAGGCGCGGTACTGAGCCGCGCCCATCTCGAAACCCGCTGGCGCGCCGCCCTGCCCCGGCTGGCGCTAACCGGTTTGGGACTGCTGGCTGGCGGCGGCCTGATACTCGCGGTTTCCCACTCGCTCGTAGCGGGTTTCGCTGGGCTGTTTCTGCTGATTCTGGGCGGCGCGCTGCTGACCCCGCCCATCATCGTGGGGCTGGTCCGGCTGAACCGGCCGCTGACCGCCCGGCTGGGTTTGCTGGCACGGATGGCCAATCGCGACGTCGCCCGCCATTTAAGCCGCACCGGCATCGCGGTCGCGGCGCTGATGGTCGCCTTTTCCACCACGGTCGGGGTCGGAGTAATGGTGGATAGCTTCCGCGGCGGGGTGACGATCTGGATCGATGATCTGCTGAACGCCGATCTCTACATCGCGCCACTTTCCGTCGAAGACGACAGCGACCGCTCGGAGACGCTTGATCCCGCAGCGCTGGCGGTGTTGCGGGATACACCGGGCGTGACGGCGGTTTCCACCTATCGCGCCCTCAAGATCGAACTGGAGCGCCGCCCGGTAACCCTGATTGCGGCGGAACTTGCCCCCGCCTCCCAAACTGGCTACCACCTGATCGCCGGCGACACGGATATCGCCTGGCGACTGTTCCAAACCGGCGAGGCGGTGTTGATTTCCGAACCGCTGGCCTACCGTCGCCAGCTCTCGGCCGGTGACCGGATAACGCTATCGACCGAACAGGGGCCGCACCCATTCGCCATCGCCGGAGTATTCCTGGACTATGGTTCGGAGCACGGCCGGATTCTACTGCACCGCTCCGGCTACGAACGCTATTGGCACGATCCGGCAATCGGTTCGGCGGCGGTATTCGCGATGACGGGCATGGAGCTAACGGCCCTGCGGACACGTCTGCGGGAACGGTTGGGGCCGATTCAGCCGCTGCTGATCCGCTCCAACCGTGATATCCAAGGCATCACGATGGAAATCTTCGAGCGCACTTTCACCATCACCAACGTGCTGCGGCTGCTGGCAATCCTGGTGGCGGTGGTCGGCGTGTTGAGCGCGCTGCTGGCTCTGCAACTGGAACGGGCGCGGGAGTTCGCGGTGCTGCGCGCCACTGGTATGACGGCGGGAGAAATCGGCGGGCTGGTCTCGTTGCAAACCGGGTTCATGGGCGCCGCCGCCGGCTTGCTGGCGCTACCGACCGGCCTGCTGCTGGCGGCGGTGCTGATCTTCGTGATCAACCGCCGGGCCTTCGGCTGGAGCCTGCCGTTTCAGGTGGACCCATTGCTATTGCTGGAAACGCTGGCGCTGGCGATCGGCGCCGCGTTGCTGGCCGGATTGTATCCGATCTGGCGGATGGCCCGTGCCCGGCCCGCCGATGCGTTGCGTACCGAGTAA
- the rlmB gene encoding 23S rRNA (guanosine(2251)-2'-O)-methyltransferase RlmB: protein MKVVAEELIHGLHAVAAALKYESGQLRGLWVESQRRDTRIQALLDEAARRGVPIRPVSRAELDRLSGGARHQGVVARLAIPRRACDEADLPTLLAAAGPALVLVLDGVQDPHNLGACLRGAAAAGAHAVIAPADRAAGLNATVRKVACGAAEIVPFVAVTNLARTLRELRQQGLWIVGAAGEADASLYEVDFTLPTAIVLGAEEKGLRRLTREVCDRLTRIPLAKGGVESLNVSVAAGVFLFEARRQRGVNG, encoded by the coding sequence ATGAAGGTCGTGGCCGAGGAACTGATTCATGGATTGCACGCGGTGGCGGCGGCGCTGAAATACGAGTCGGGGCAGTTGCGTGGGTTGTGGGTGGAGAGTCAGCGGCGGGATACGCGGATACAGGCGCTGCTGGACGAGGCAGCCCGTCGGGGTGTGCCGATTCGACCAGTCAGTCGGGCGGAACTGGATCGACTCAGCGGCGGTGCGCGCCATCAGGGCGTCGTCGCGCGGTTGGCGATCCCGCGGCGGGCTTGCGACGAGGCGGATTTGCCGACCTTGCTGGCAGCGGCTGGACCGGCGCTGGTACTGGTGCTGGACGGGGTGCAGGACCCGCACAATCTCGGCGCGTGCCTGCGCGGCGCGGCGGCGGCGGGTGCTCATGCCGTGATTGCGCCCGCTGACCGCGCCGCCGGTTTGAACGCGACGGTGCGCAAGGTGGCCTGCGGCGCGGCGGAGATCGTGCCGTTCGTCGCGGTGACCAATTTGGCGCGGACCTTGCGCGAGTTGCGGCAACAGGGACTGTGGATCGTCGGCGCGGCCGGCGAGGCGGACGCCAGTCTGTATGAGGTGGATTTCACCCTGCCGACGGCTATCGTGTTGGGCGCGGAGGAAAAGGGGTTGCGGCGGCTGACCCGCGAAGTCTGTGACCGGTTGACGCGAATTCCACTGGCCAAGGGCGGGGTCGAAAGTTTGAACGTGTCGGTGGCGGCGGGGGTTTTTCTGTTTGAGGCAAGGCGGCAGCGCGGCGTGAACGGTTGA
- a CDS encoding Uma2 family endonuclease has product MDAAALAEKWREVIDNPYLRDFPFKLELNEDGKVEFAMSPATNRHSYWQFRIGVMLERALGGEALVECSILTDKGVKVADVVWCSPAFLARHGYETPYTQAPELCIEVASPSNTTDELTKKIRLYLEAGAVEAWIVCGDGVVEVYGPEGRRTQSSFGIAVAPLEV; this is encoded by the coding sequence ATGGATGCGGCGGCATTGGCGGAAAAATGGCGGGAAGTGATCGATAACCCGTATCTGCGGGATTTTCCCTTCAAGCTGGAGTTGAACGAAGACGGCAAGGTGGAGTTTGCGATGAGTCCGGCGACCAATCGGCATTCCTATTGGCAATTCAGAATCGGGGTGATGTTGGAGCGGGCGCTGGGTGGTGAGGCGCTGGTGGAATGCTCGATCCTGACCGACAAGGGTGTGAAGGTTGCGGACGTGGTTTGGTGTTCGCCCGCTTTCCTGGCGCGACATGGCTATGAGACGCCTTATACTCAGGCTCCGGAATTGTGTATCGAAGTGGCCTCGCCATCCAACACTACCGATGAACTGACGAAGAAAATCCGATTGTATCTGGAAGCGGGCGCGGTCGAGGCGTGGATCGTGTGCGGGGATGGGGTGGTGGAAGTGTACGGCCCCGAGGGACGGCGGACGCAATCGTCGTTTGGAATCGCGGTGGCGCCGCTTGAGGTGTAG
- a CDS encoding carotenoid 1,2-hydratase, with protein sequence MNQRFWRIRLAILSAVLALAATRYYLWLRPQPQSNMSSDVSVGSALGGDDSAGYQRAYQPRPFVFPADHGPHPAFRNEWWYATGNLADANGREFGYQLTLFRIALAPTAPVMDSAWRTNQVYMGHFALTDVADDTHRAFERFSRGAMRLAGAQAAPLRVWLEDWELASIGPETFPLRVRAHQDQIAVDLMLDTAKPLVLQGEQGLSQKSAEPGNASYYYSLTRLPTRGTITLNEQTFTVSGASWLDREWSTSALGSEQSGWDWFALQLDDGREVMFYRLRRKDGGVEPFSKGVLVAADGLPRVLRWNEVDLQPLGTWTSPHTGDRYPAGWRLRVPTEKLDLTVTPKIADQEMRLTVRYWEGAVAVGGYAGDQAIAGQGYLEMTRYESTASTR encoded by the coding sequence ATGAATCAGCGATTTTGGCGGATCAGATTAGCGATTCTGTCAGCCGTTCTGGCCCTGGCGGCGACTCGCTATTACCTCTGGCTCCGCCCTCAGCCGCAGAGCAACATGAGCAGCGATGTCAGCGTCGGCTCCGCCCTGGGTGGCGATGACAGCGCCGGCTACCAACGGGCCTACCAACCACGGCCGTTCGTCTTCCCCGCCGATCACGGCCCGCACCCGGCATTTCGCAACGAATGGTGGTACGCGACCGGCAATCTGGCCGATGCCAACGGCCGGGAGTTCGGTTACCAGTTGACGCTGTTCCGCATCGCGCTGGCCCCGACCGCCCCAGTCATGGATTCGGCTTGGCGCACCAATCAGGTCTACATGGGCCATTTCGCGCTGACTGACGTAGCCGATGACACACATCGGGCCTTCGAACGCTTCAGCCGGGGCGCAATGAGGTTGGCTGGCGCGCAAGCAGCGCCGCTGCGCGTCTGGCTGGAAGATTGGGAACTAGCGAGCATCGGACCCGAGACGTTTCCACTAAGGGTTCGGGCACATCAAGACCAAATCGCCGTTGACCTGATGCTGGATACCGCCAAGCCGCTGGTCCTGCAAGGAGAACAGGGCTTGAGTCAGAAAAGCGCTGAACCCGGCAACGCATCCTACTACTACTCACTGACCCGCTTACCGACCCGAGGCACGATCACTCTCAACGAACAGACGTTCACCGTCAGCGGCGCGAGCTGGCTGGACCGGGAATGGAGCACCAGCGCACTGGGATCGGAGCAGAGCGGCTGGGACTGGTTCGCGCTACAACTGGACGACGGGCGGGAGGTGATGTTCTACCGGCTACGCCGCAAGGATGGCGGCGTCGAGCCGTTCAGCAAGGGCGTGCTGGTCGCGGCCGATGGATTGCCCCGCGTGCTGCGCTGGAACGAGGTGGACTTGCAGCCACTCGGCACATGGACCAGCCCGCACACCGGCGACCGTTATCCCGCCGGCTGGCGGCTGCGAGTACCAACCGAGAAACTGGATCTGACCGTCACCCCCAAAATCGCCGATCAGGAAATGCGGCTAACGGTGCGTTACTGGGAAGGCGCGGTGGCCGTTGGCGGGTACGCTGGAGATCAGGCGATTGCGGGGCAGGGATATTTGGAAATGACTCGCTACGAATCGACTGCCTCAACGCGCTGA